In the Acidovorax sp. A79 genome, one interval contains:
- a CDS encoding DEAD/DEAH box helicase — translation MTHPGDLPSPAEPPAPPRSDRQAVIAAWVAALRRQADAAALKALPPLTDAEAARVMALMRGDETGTETATPPAGRTAPPPGIATGHFRPRITLMTLGRGDGLLGLKPQGKMGPRGDSVTLAQIDWTYRTDDTLPGAIAWQTPAPTSILNSRPAPLQDLYDTGGPVVRMQRDVAAESDAMDLVWDLGLLPVDARSLQWRNRDAAASLGPLWTLAQEAFFGDFWAEQIPQLRARGWSVVVQPGFAHESVPVLRWKLHIAPDTGELLGKEVDGPLAPRERPVQKLQLPEREGAWLLSLGIEIDGETLDLAPMLADLLRRDARWLNARQMASIDDIAIISLRAPGGKRIDAPAGPLKAIVGAMVDLLTDPTRNQRKDGDPLHLGAWEARRIEALRAGLVLAHRVGTVNGWNNDWQLQGDVGLARLAKRLRTIGTPQAVAAPQGLQVQLRPYQLEGLAWLQYLRAQGLGGILADDMGLGKTAQALAHVLLEKEAGRLTRPALVVLPTSLLFNWQAEAARMAPGLRVLALHGASRGQRYLQMADHDLVLTTYPLLWRDVEALAAQPFHLLILDEAQMVKNAGSRSARALRKLQAPHLLCLTGTPLENHLGELWAQFDFLMPGFLGDVRSFNARWRKPIEENGETLRAQLLSQRVRPFILRRRKQDVATELPPRTEVIQRVQLQGRQRELYEAVRTTADKQVRRALERQSFDGAQITILDALLKLRQVCCDPRLVKGTTKTAQTMERAKLELLADMLPALVDEGRRVLVFSQFTEMLALAAELLDTLALPYLTLTGQTPPRQRGAVVRRFQARDATSAPILLVSLKAGGLGLNLTAADTVIHLDPWWNPAVEEQATARAHRIGQDQPVFVYKLVVEGSIEERMLELQARKAALAQGVLGHDAEGAVKFSEADLHALLAPLSEPANNPLGIPGEDALRWGGTGKRRPRPLQPPEA, via the coding sequence GTGACACACCCCGGTGACCTCCCTTCCCCCGCCGAGCCGCCCGCACCGCCGCGATCCGACCGCCAGGCGGTGATCGCCGCCTGGGTGGCCGCCCTGCGCCGCCAGGCCGATGCAGCGGCACTGAAGGCCCTGCCCCCGCTGACGGACGCCGAGGCCGCGCGCGTGATGGCGCTGATGCGGGGCGACGAGACCGGCACGGAGACGGCCACGCCGCCCGCCGGGCGCACCGCGCCACCGCCCGGCATCGCCACCGGGCACTTCCGCCCGCGCATCACGCTGATGACCCTGGGCCGGGGCGACGGTCTGCTGGGCCTCAAGCCCCAGGGCAAGATGGGGCCGCGCGGCGACAGCGTGACGCTGGCCCAGATCGACTGGACCTACCGCACCGACGACACACTCCCAGGCGCCATCGCCTGGCAGACGCCTGCGCCCACGTCCATCCTCAACTCGCGCCCCGCCCCGCTGCAGGATCTGTACGACACCGGCGGCCCCGTGGTGCGCATGCAGCGCGACGTGGCGGCCGAGTCGGACGCCATGGACCTCGTGTGGGATCTGGGCCTGTTGCCCGTGGACGCACGCTCGCTGCAATGGCGCAACCGCGATGCCGCCGCCAGCCTGGGCCCGCTGTGGACGCTGGCGCAGGAGGCCTTCTTTGGCGACTTCTGGGCCGAGCAGATCCCCCAACTCCGCGCCAGAGGCTGGAGCGTGGTGGTGCAACCGGGCTTCGCGCACGAGAGCGTGCCCGTGTTGCGCTGGAAGCTGCACATCGCCCCTGACACCGGCGAACTGCTGGGCAAGGAAGTGGACGGCCCGCTGGCCCCGCGCGAACGCCCCGTGCAGAAGCTGCAATTGCCCGAGCGCGAAGGCGCCTGGCTGCTCAGCCTGGGTATCGAGATCGACGGCGAAACGCTGGACCTGGCCCCCATGCTGGCCGACCTGCTGCGCCGCGACGCGCGCTGGCTCAATGCCCGGCAGATGGCCTCCATTGACGACATTGCCATCATTTCGCTGCGCGCCCCGGGCGGCAAACGCATCGACGCGCCCGCCGGCCCGCTCAAGGCCATCGTGGGGGCCATGGTCGACCTGCTGACCGACCCGACCCGCAACCAGCGCAAGGACGGCGACCCGCTGCACCTGGGTGCGTGGGAGGCCCGCCGCATCGAGGCCCTGCGCGCCGGGCTGGTGCTGGCCCACCGCGTGGGCACGGTCAATGGCTGGAACAACGACTGGCAACTGCAGGGCGACGTGGGCCTGGCCCGGCTCGCCAAGCGGTTGCGCACCATCGGCACCCCGCAAGCGGTGGCTGCACCGCAAGGCCTGCAGGTGCAACTGCGCCCCTATCAACTGGAAGGCCTGGCCTGGCTGCAGTACCTGCGCGCCCAGGGGCTGGGCGGCATCCTGGCCGACGACATGGGCCTGGGCAAGACCGCGCAGGCGCTGGCCCACGTGCTGCTCGAAAAGGAGGCCGGGCGCCTCACCCGCCCCGCCCTGGTGGTGCTGCCCACCTCGCTGCTCTTCAACTGGCAGGCCGAGGCCGCGCGCATGGCCCCCGGCCTGCGCGTGCTGGCGCTGCATGGCGCCAGCCGAGGCCAGCGCTATCTGCAGATGGCCGACCACGACCTGGTGCTGACCACCTACCCGCTGCTCTGGCGCGACGTGGAGGCGCTGGCGGCACAGCCATTCCACCTGCTGATCCTGGACGAAGCGCAGATGGTGAAGAACGCCGGCAGCCGCAGCGCCCGCGCCTTGCGCAAGCTGCAGGCCCCGCACCTGCTGTGCCTGACGGGCACGCCGCTCGAAAACCACCTGGGCGAGCTGTGGGCCCAATTCGACTTCCTGATGCCCGGCTTTCTGGGCGATGTGCGCAGCTTCAACGCCCGCTGGCGCAAGCCCATCGAGGAGAACGGCGAAACCCTGCGCGCCCAGCTCCTGTCGCAGCGCGTGCGCCCGTTCATCCTGCGCCGCCGCAAGCAGGACGTGGCCACTGAGCTGCCGCCACGCACCGAGGTCATCCAGCGCGTGCAGTTGCAAGGCAGGCAGCGCGAGCTGTACGAGGCCGTGCGCACCACGGCCGACAAGCAGGTGCGCCGCGCGCTCGAGCGCCAGAGCTTCGACGGCGCGCAGATCACCATCCTCGACGCCCTGCTCAAGCTGCGCCAGGTCTGCTGCGACCCCAGATTGGTCAAAGGCACCACAAAAACGGCGCAGACGATGGAGCGCGCCAAGCTCGAACTACTGGCCGACATGCTGCCCGCCCTGGTCGACGAAGGGCGCCGCGTGCTGGTGTTCTCCCAATTCACCGAAATGCTCGCGCTGGCGGCCGAGCTGCTCGACACCCTGGCCCTGCCCTACCTCACCCTCACGGGCCAGACACCGCCCCGCCAGCGCGGCGCGGTGGTGCGGCGGTTCCAGGCACGGGACGCAACCAGCGCCCCCATCCTGCTCGTCAGCCTCAAGGCCGGGGGCCTCGGCCTGAACCTCACCGCCGCCGACACCGTGATCCACCTCGACCCCTGGTGGAACCCCGCCGTGGAAGAGCAGGCCACCGCCCGCGCCCACCGCATCGGGCAGGACCAGCCGGTGTTTGTCTACAAGCTGGTGGTGGAAGGCAGCATCGAAGAACGCATGCTGGAACTGCAGGCCCGCAAGGCCGCGCTGGCCCAGGGCGTGCTGGGCCACGACGCCGAGGGCGCCGTCAAGTTCAGCGAGGCCGACCTGCACGCCCTGCTGGCGCCCCTTTCCGAACCAGCCAACAACCCGCTGGGCATTCCGGGCGAGGACGCGCTGCGCTGGGGCGGCACGGGCAAACGGCGCCCCCGGCCGCTGCAGCCGCCCGAGGCTTGA
- a CDS encoding DMT family transporter, with the protein MDKKTQGTLEMGTAMAISGTIGWFVVESGLPALNVVFWRCVFGAATLAAVCAAMGLLRGVLTWRTAAWAALGGVAIVTNWLLLFGAYSHASISIATAVYNTQPFMLVVFGALLFGERITPAKLGWLALAFGGMLLIVQARPGASQGGTHYALGIAMALGAAFFWAVASVVAKRLTGTPPHLIALVQVCVGVLLLAPFANLGTPPQDARTWLLLVTVGVVHTGLMYILLYGAVQKLPTYLQGALSFIYPVVAIGVDFAAFGHRLQPAQWLGAAAILLAAAAMHLQGSRPRATTAAQPAAQGAK; encoded by the coding sequence ATGGACAAGAAAACCCAAGGCACGCTGGAGATGGGCACCGCCATGGCGATCTCGGGCACGATCGGCTGGTTTGTCGTGGAATCCGGCCTGCCGGCACTGAACGTGGTGTTCTGGCGCTGCGTGTTCGGCGCGGCCACGCTGGCGGCCGTGTGCGCCGCCATGGGCCTGCTGCGCGGTGTGCTGACCTGGCGCACGGCAGCGTGGGCGGCCCTGGGCGGCGTGGCCATCGTCACCAACTGGCTCCTGCTGTTTGGCGCGTATTCGCATGCTTCCATTTCGATCGCCACGGCGGTCTACAACACCCAGCCCTTCATGCTGGTGGTGTTTGGCGCCCTGCTCTTTGGCGAGCGCATCACCCCGGCCAAGCTCGGCTGGCTGGCCCTGGCATTCGGCGGCATGCTGCTCATCGTGCAGGCCCGGCCCGGCGCGAGCCAGGGTGGCACGCACTATGCGCTGGGCATCGCCATGGCGCTGGGGGCCGCCTTCTTCTGGGCGGTGGCCTCGGTGGTCGCCAAACGCCTCACCGGCACGCCGCCCCATCTCATCGCCCTGGTCCAGGTCTGCGTGGGCGTGCTCCTGCTGGCGCCGTTTGCCAACCTGGGCACGCCACCGCAGGATGCCCGCACCTGGCTGCTGCTGGTCACGGTGGGCGTGGTGCACACGGGCCTCATGTACATCCTGCTGTACGGCGCCGTGCAGAAGCTGCCCACCTACCTGCAGGGCGCGCTGTCCTTCATCTATCCGGTGGTGGCGATTGGCGTGGACTTCGCCGCGTTTGGCCACCGCCTGCAGCCGGCCCAGTGGCTGGGAGCCGCCGCCATCCTGCTCGCCGCGGCCGCCATGCACCTGCAGGGCAGCCGCCCCCGGGCGACGACCGCCGCGCAACCGGCGGCACAAGGCGCCAAATAG
- a CDS encoding Lrp/AsnC family transcriptional regulator, translating to MDSIDQAILTVLHQDSRTSLKVLGERVGLSSPSVSERLRRLEERGVVRAFTVDIEPRALGYQLQAIVRIKPLPGQLAAVEKLIQETPEFCECDKVTGDDCFVARVYVRSIEQLDGVLDRIADKAQTSTAIVKAQTIRRRPPPWSPGV from the coding sequence ATGGATTCCATCGACCAGGCCATCCTGACCGTGCTGCACCAGGACTCCCGGACTTCGCTCAAAGTGCTGGGCGAACGCGTGGGGCTGTCGTCACCCAGCGTGTCCGAGCGGCTGCGGCGGCTGGAAGAGCGCGGGGTGGTCCGCGCGTTCACGGTGGACATCGAACCGCGCGCGCTGGGCTATCAGCTGCAGGCCATCGTGCGCATCAAGCCGCTGCCGGGCCAGCTGGCGGCGGTGGAGAAGTTGATCCAGGAGACGCCGGAGTTCTGCGAGTGCGACAAGGTCACCGGCGACGACTGCTTTGTCGCCCGGGTGTATGTGCGTTCCATCGAGCAGCTCGACGGCGTGCTGGACCGCATTGCCGACAAGGCGCAGACGAGCACGGCCATCGTGAAGGCGCAGACCATCCGGCGGCGGCCACCGCCATGGTCGCCGGGCGTCTGA
- a CDS encoding helix-turn-helix transcriptional regulator, whose translation MVHRLGGNGFAKGLLQDLEPVLPAASWSVYRTGHRCKPTLFMSASRGVPDTTQDCWWAYLSGPYRSDSTWGRAFDEAPFAQPETRLCHVTATEVEGEHRARVYEAHGVAERVSVVEYESDGSVFAVNFYRHQHQRAFSDRQIGAFESVAPVLLALTRKHIVLSHPFPPTATAAWRTEDSRPGPATLTVNTSGAPALLPADAALAPLAADGLPVLRMRLVRLQAELTDRELDVCARLLQGMTHEGIASDLGLSVPTVKTYRNRAFARLGIHFRNELFARVLGG comes from the coding sequence ATGGTCCACCGCCTGGGCGGCAACGGCTTTGCCAAAGGGCTTCTGCAGGACCTGGAGCCCGTGCTGCCTGCAGCCTCGTGGTCGGTGTACCGGACGGGCCACCGCTGCAAGCCCACGCTGTTCATGTCGGCCAGCCGGGGCGTGCCCGACACCACGCAGGATTGCTGGTGGGCGTACCTCTCGGGCCCCTACCGCAGCGATAGCACCTGGGGCCGGGCTTTTGATGAAGCACCGTTTGCCCAGCCCGAGACGCGGCTGTGCCACGTCACGGCCACCGAGGTGGAGGGCGAGCACCGTGCCCGGGTGTATGAGGCCCACGGCGTGGCCGAGCGCGTGTCGGTGGTCGAATACGAAAGCGATGGCTCGGTGTTCGCCGTCAACTTCTACCGCCACCAGCACCAGCGGGCGTTCAGCGACCGGCAGATCGGCGCCTTCGAGTCCGTGGCGCCCGTGCTGCTGGCCCTCACGCGCAAACACATTGTTCTGTCGCACCCGTTTCCACCCACAGCCACGGCTGCCTGGCGAACAGAGGACAGCCGCCCAGGCCCGGCAACGTTGACCGTGAATACATCGGGCGCCCCCGCACTCCTGCCAGCCGACGCCGCACTCGCCCCGCTGGCCGCCGATGGGCTGCCGGTGCTGCGCATGCGCCTGGTGCGCCTGCAGGCCGAGCTGACCGACCGCGAATTGGACGTGTGTGCCCGGCTGCTGCAGGGCATGACGCACGAGGGCATCGCCAGCGACCTGGGCCTGAGCGTGCCCACCGTCAAGACCTACCGCAACCGCGCCTTCGCGCGCCTGGGCATCCACTTTCGCAACGAGCTGTTTGCGCGGGTGCTGGGCGGATAG
- a CDS encoding DUF3237 domain-containing protein → MPDLIPLPDPQFRFFADLRVEVGTPQEVGHTVHGLRRLIPILGGSASGDGWRARVLPGGADFQLIVNDRLSELDARYVLETDGGDLIYVQNRAVRSGPAELIARLVRGEAVDPAQVYFRCSPSFETASPALAWIAERMFVGTGARYPDAVAMRFFELR, encoded by the coding sequence ATGCCTGACCTCATCCCCTTGCCCGACCCGCAATTCCGATTTTTTGCCGACCTGCGCGTGGAGGTCGGCACCCCCCAGGAGGTGGGCCACACCGTGCACGGGCTGCGCCGGCTGATTCCCATCCTGGGCGGCAGCGCCTCTGGCGACGGCTGGCGCGCACGGGTGCTGCCCGGCGGTGCGGACTTCCAGCTCATCGTGAACGACCGGCTGTCGGAGCTGGACGCCCGCTACGTGCTCGAAACCGATGGTGGCGATCTCATCTACGTACAAAACCGGGCCGTGCGCTCCGGCCCGGCCGAGCTGATCGCCCGCCTGGTGCGCGGCGAGGCGGTGGACCCGGCGCAAGTCTATTTCCGCTGCAGCCCGAGCTTCGAGACCGCGTCCCCGGCGCTGGCCTGGATCGCCGAGCGCATGTTCGTCGGCACCGGCGCGCGCTACCCGGATGCGGTGGCCATGCGCTTTTTTGAGCTGCGCTAG
- a CDS encoding Bug family tripartite tricarboxylate transporter substrate binding protein has product MKTTAKPTSFIATPRRALLAAAMLAGLMPWAGAQAQGAATYPSKPVRIIVGFPAGTGPDIVARLLAQKLSEGWGNAGVIVDNKPGAGGLIAAGEAARAAPDGYTLMLGETGQLSIAPSSYNKLPYDPAKDFTAVSQVVTSDFVLLVNPQKVPARNVKEFVDWTKQQKGLFLATFGAGTPGHFGAFMFGDAVKLRPEPVHYKNTADALGGLFSGDVQGVFASVGLAAPNVKAGKLAALGTTGATRTNTLPDVPTIKEQGYANLEFSSWFGIVAPAKTPPEIIARLNADIVKAVQSPEGRAKMEEAGFRVTGTSQQDFARTIAADTVTWGKAVAATGFKAD; this is encoded by the coding sequence ATGAAGACCACCGCCAAGCCCACCTCTTTCATCGCCACGCCACGCCGCGCCCTTCTGGCCGCCGCCATGCTCGCAGGGCTGATGCCCTGGGCCGGCGCCCAGGCGCAGGGGGCAGCCACGTACCCCAGCAAGCCCGTGCGCATCATCGTGGGCTTTCCGGCGGGCACGGGGCCGGACATCGTGGCGCGCCTGCTGGCGCAAAAGTTGTCCGAAGGCTGGGGCAACGCGGGCGTGATCGTGGACAACAAGCCCGGCGCGGGCGGGCTGATCGCGGCGGGCGAAGCGGCGCGTGCCGCGCCCGACGGCTACACGCTGATGCTGGGTGAAACGGGCCAGCTCAGCATTGCGCCCAGCAGCTACAACAAGCTGCCCTACGACCCGGCCAAGGACTTCACGGCCGTGAGCCAGGTGGTCACCTCCGACTTCGTGCTGCTGGTCAATCCACAGAAGGTGCCGGCGCGCAACGTGAAGGAATTCGTGGACTGGACCAAGCAGCAAAAGGGCCTGTTCCTGGCCACCTTCGGCGCGGGCACGCCCGGGCACTTCGGCGCCTTCATGTTTGGCGATGCGGTCAAGCTCAGGCCCGAGCCCGTGCACTACAAGAACACGGCCGATGCGCTGGGCGGGCTGTTCAGCGGCGACGTGCAGGGCGTGTTCGCCAGCGTGGGCCTGGCCGCCCCCAACGTCAAGGCCGGCAAGCTGGCCGCGCTGGGCACCACGGGCGCCACCCGCACCAACACGCTGCCGGACGTGCCCACCATCAAGGAGCAGGGCTACGCCAACCTGGAGTTCTCCTCGTGGTTCGGCATCGTGGCACCCGCCAAGACGCCGCCGGAGATCATCGCCAGGCTCAATGCCGACATCGTCAAGGCCGTGCAGTCGCCCGAGGGCCGGGCCAAGATGGAGGAGGCGGGTTTCCGCGTGACGGGCACGAGCCAGCAGGACTTTGCCCGCACCATCGCCGCCGACACGGTCACCTGGGGCAAGGCCGTGGCCGCCACAGGCTTCAAGGCGGATTGA